The following proteins are co-located in the Sphingorhabdus lutea genome:
- a CDS encoding homocysteine S-methyltransferase family protein yields MTQNNDNAAAAFRTAASQRILIFDGGYGTSIQKYKLGEAEYAGNLNLPKDQKGNNDILNLTQPDIIKSIHGEYLANGADMVETNTFSSTTISMADYAAEHLVWDMNIAGAKLAREACDEAAARDGRRRFVAGSIGPTNKTLSLSPDVNDPGFREIDFEELKESYRQQCDALIAGGVDFLLIETVFDTLNAKCAALAAKEAGLASGRDVPIMISLTITDMAGRNLSGHTVAAFWNAVRHVNPLTIGLNCSFGADLLRPYLAELSRQADTLIMAYPNAGLPNELGEYDELPEQTAILVDQWFDEKLVNIVGGCCGTTPAHIGAIAKKSLGKAPRQIPKIAVQTRLAGLEPFNIAV; encoded by the coding sequence ATGACGCAAAATAATGATAATGCAGCGGCTGCCTTTCGCACAGCAGCATCGCAGCGTATTTTAATTTTTGATGGCGGCTATGGCACGTCCATTCAGAAATATAAATTGGGTGAGGCGGAATATGCCGGAAATTTGAACCTGCCAAAGGATCAAAAGGGAAATAATGATATATTAAACCTGACCCAGCCGGACATTATTAAATCCATTCACGGCGAATATTTGGCCAATGGCGCAGATATGGTTGAAACCAATACATTTAGCAGCACGACCATTTCCATGGCCGATTATGCAGCCGAACATTTGGTGTGGGATATGAATATTGCGGGCGCGAAATTGGCCCGCGAAGCATGTGATGAGGCAGCGGCGCGCGATGGCCGCCGCCGATTTGTTGCCGGTTCAATTGGCCCGACCAACAAAACATTGTCCCTATCCCCCGATGTGAATGATCCTGGATTTCGCGAAATTGATTTTGAAGAATTAAAGGAAAGTTATCGTCAACAATGCGATGCGTTAATTGCGGGCGGGGTAGATTTTTTGTTAATTGAAACTGTGTTTGATACATTAAATGCAAAATGCGCGGCTTTGGCGGCAAAGGAGGCGGGGCTTGCATCGGGCCGTGATGTGCCGATTATGATTTCATTGACCATTACCGACATGGCAGGGCGCAATTTATCCGGCCATACGGTGGCGGCATTTTGGAATGCGGTGCGGCATGTAAACCCGCTTACCATTGGGTTAAATTGTTCCTTTGGCGCGGATTTATTGCGGCCATATTTGGCCGAATTATCGCGTCAGGCCGATACGTTAATCATGGCATATCCAAATGCGGGCCTGCCCAATGAACTTGGCGAATATGATGAATTGCCCGAACAAACCGCCATTTTGGTGGACCAATGGTTTGATGAAAAATTGGTCAATATTGTGGGGGGATGTTGCGGCACAACACCCGCGCATATTGGCGCAATAGCCAAAAAATCATTGGGTAAAGCCCCGCGCCAAATTCCAAAAATTGCGGTGCAAACGCGGTTGGCGGGATTAGAGCCGTTTAATATCGCGGTATAA